One Desulfovibrio fairfieldensis genomic window carries:
- the asnS gene encoding asparagine--tRNA ligase has product MQRTLIIDALNAEKAQNAITICGWVRTRRDAKGFSFVEINDGSCLANMQCIVDEGTEAHAALGEANTGAALAVVGELVPSPGKGQTWEVRAKSVTVFGLADPEAFPLQKKRHSDEFLRGIAHLRARTNKYGAAFRIRSEAGRAVHDFFHGRRFAWVHTPVLTGSDCEGAGEMFRVTTLAPGEKNTDGDFFNRPCNLTVSGQLEAEALALGLGRVYTFGPTFRAENSNTPRHAAEFWMIEPEMAFADLSDLMELGESLTRHVIEHVLAHCEADVKLFDNFVDKGLLERLQGMLRQPFARVPYAEAIRILEDSGKEFAFPVTFGVDLQTEHERYLAEEHFQRPVIVYDYPKEIKAFYMRANDDNETVAAMDMLVPRIGELIGGSQREERLDRLEARIRELGQNPEDYWWYLDLRRFGSVPHAGFGLGFERLLMLLTGITNIRDVIPFPRTPGNLEF; this is encoded by the coding sequence ATGCAGCGAACCCTGATCATCGACGCCCTCAACGCCGAAAAGGCGCAAAACGCCATTACCATCTGCGGCTGGGTGCGCACCCGCCGCGACGCCAAGGGCTTTTCCTTTGTGGAGATCAACGACGGCTCCTGCCTCGCCAACATGCAGTGCATTGTGGACGAAGGCACCGAGGCCCACGCGGCTCTGGGCGAAGCCAATACCGGCGCGGCCCTGGCCGTGGTCGGCGAGCTGGTGCCCTCGCCGGGCAAGGGCCAGACATGGGAAGTGCGGGCCAAAAGCGTGACTGTCTTCGGCCTGGCCGATCCGGAAGCCTTCCCGCTTCAGAAAAAGCGCCATTCCGACGAATTTCTGCGCGGCATCGCGCACTTGCGCGCGCGCACCAACAAATACGGCGCCGCCTTCCGCATCCGCTCCGAAGCCGGACGCGCCGTGCACGACTTTTTCCACGGGCGGCGCTTCGCCTGGGTGCACACCCCGGTGCTCACCGGCTCGGACTGCGAGGGCGCGGGCGAGATGTTCCGCGTGACCACCCTTGCGCCGGGCGAGAAGAACACGGACGGCGACTTCTTCAACCGCCCGTGCAACCTCACCGTGTCCGGCCAGTTGGAGGCCGAGGCCCTGGCCCTGGGCCTGGGGCGGGTCTACACCTTCGGGCCCACGTTCCGGGCCGAGAACTCCAATACCCCGCGCCATGCCGCCGAATTCTGGATGATCGAGCCGGAAATGGCCTTCGCGGATCTTTCTGATCTCATGGAGCTGGGCGAAAGCCTCACCCGCCACGTCATTGAGCATGTGCTGGCGCACTGCGAGGCGGACGTGAAGCTCTTCGACAATTTCGTGGACAAGGGCCTGCTGGAACGCCTGCAAGGCATGCTGCGCCAGCCCTTCGCCCGTGTGCCCTATGCCGAGGCCATCCGGATTCTGGAGGACAGCGGCAAGGAATTCGCCTTTCCCGTGACCTTCGGCGTGGACCTGCAAACCGAGCACGAGCGTTACCTGGCCGAGGAGCATTTCCAGCGGCCGGTCATTGTTTACGATTATCCCAAGGAAATCAAAGCCTTCTACATGCGGGCCAACGACGACAATGAGACCGTGGCGGCCATGGACATGCTGGTGCCGCGCATCGGCGAACTTATCGGCGGCTCGCAGCGCGAGGAGCGCCTGGACCGGCTGGAAGCCCGCATCCGCGAGCTGGGCCAGAATCCCGAGGATTACTGGTGGTATCTGGACCTGCGGCGCTTCGGCAGCGTGCCGCACGCGGGCTTCGGCCTGGGCTTCGAGCGCCTGCTGATGCTGCTCACGGGCATCACCAATATCCGCGACGTGATACCCTTCCCGCGCACGCCGGGCAATCTGGAATTTTAG
- the ilvD gene encoding dihydroxy-acid dehydratase → MDDARSKKMKSGLEKAPHRSLLYALGLTREEMERPLVGVVNAASEVVPGHMHLDALASAVKAGVRMAGGTPLEFPAIAVCDGIAMNHEGMRFSLPSREFIADSIEIMARGHAFDALVFIPNCDKCVPGMLMAMMRLNLPSVLVSGGPMLPGNLGPHTRGDLITVFEAVGRVRSGTLSEDELERMAERACPGCGACAGMFTANSMNCLAETIGVALPGNGTIPAVSAARVRLAKTAGMRVMDLLKNNIRPLDIVTPESVANAVAVDMALGCSTNTVLHLPAVFGEAGLDMGLEVFDEVSRKSPNLCKLSPAGKHFMVDLDNAGGIPAVMSELDKLGLIHKDCLTVTGKTVGENLKALNARIEDPDVIHPIGQAYSKQGGIAILRGSLAPGGAVVKQSAVAPEMMRRDVRARVFESEEDAMQAILDGKIQPGDGVVIRYEGPRGGPGMREMLSPTAAITGMGLGKDVALLTDGRFSGGTNGAAIGHISPEAADGGIIALVREGDTIHIDIPGRKLDLLVDETELEKRRVELVRPQKDCPYPVLRRYAHLVSSAANGARYKNI, encoded by the coding sequence ATGGATGATGCTCGCAGCAAAAAGATGAAGAGCGGGCTGGAAAAAGCCCCGCACCGTTCCCTGCTCTACGCCCTGGGCCTGACCAGGGAGGAAATGGAACGCCCCCTGGTGGGCGTGGTCAACGCCGCCAGCGAGGTGGTGCCCGGCCACATGCATTTGGATGCCCTGGCCTCGGCCGTCAAGGCCGGTGTGCGCATGGCCGGCGGCACGCCCCTGGAGTTTCCGGCCATTGCCGTGTGCGACGGCATCGCCATGAACCACGAGGGCATGCGCTTTTCCCTGCCGTCGCGCGAATTTATCGCGGATTCCATTGAAATCATGGCCCGTGGCCACGCCTTTGATGCCCTGGTCTTCATCCCCAACTGCGACAAATGCGTGCCCGGCATGCTCATGGCCATGATGCGCCTGAACCTGCCCTCGGTGCTGGTTTCCGGCGGCCCCATGCTGCCCGGCAATCTCGGGCCGCACACGCGCGGCGACCTGATCACGGTTTTCGAGGCTGTGGGCCGGGTGCGCAGCGGCACTTTGAGCGAAGACGAGCTGGAGCGCATGGCCGAGCGGGCCTGTCCCGGCTGCGGGGCCTGCGCGGGCATGTTCACGGCCAACTCCATGAACTGCCTGGCCGAAACCATCGGCGTGGCCCTGCCCGGCAACGGCACCATCCCGGCGGTGAGCGCGGCGCGCGTGCGCCTGGCCAAGACCGCGGGCATGCGGGTCATGGACCTGCTCAAGAACAATATCCGCCCGCTGGACATCGTCACCCCCGAATCCGTGGCCAATGCCGTGGCCGTGGACATGGCCCTGGGCTGCTCCACCAATACGGTGCTGCACCTGCCTGCCGTGTTTGGCGAGGCGGGCCTGGACATGGGCCTGGAAGTTTTTGACGAGGTCAGCCGCAAGAGCCCCAATCTCTGCAAACTTTCCCCGGCGGGCAAGCATTTCATGGTCGACCTGGACAATGCCGGGGGCATCCCGGCGGTCATGAGCGAACTGGACAAGCTGGGGCTGATCCATAAGGACTGTCTGACCGTCACCGGCAAAACCGTGGGCGAGAACCTCAAGGCGCTCAACGCCCGCATTGAGGACCCGGACGTGATCCATCCCATCGGCCAGGCCTATTCCAAGCAGGGCGGCATCGCCATTCTGCGCGGCAGCCTCGCGCCCGGCGGCGCGGTGGTCAAGCAGTCGGCCGTGGCTCCGGAAATGATGCGCCGCGACGTGCGCGCTCGGGTGTTCGAATCCGAAGAGGACGCCATGCAAGCCATTCTGGACGGCAAGATCCAGCCCGGCGACGGCGTGGTGATCCGCTATGAAGGCCCGCGCGGCGGGCCGGGCATGCGCGAAATGCTTTCGCCCACCGCGGCCATCACCGGCATGGGCCTGGGCAAGGACGTGGCCCTGCTCACGGACGGCCGCTTCTCCGGCGGCACCAACGGCGCGGCCATCGGCCACATCTCGCCGGAAGCCGCCGACGGCGGGATCATTGCCCTGGTGCGCGAGGGCGACACTATCCACATCGACATTCCTGGCCGTAAGCTGGACCTGCTGGTGGACGAGACCGAACTGGAAAAACGCCGCGTCGAACTGGTCAGGCCTCAAAAGGACTGCCCCTATCCGGTGTTGCGGCGCTATGCCCATCTGGTCAGCTCGGCGGCCAACGGCGCGCGGTACAAGAATATTTAA